CACATGGCTCATGCTCTCCACCCCACCTGCCAGAACGACGTCAGCCTCACCGAGCCGGATGCGTTCGGCTGCGTAGGCGATAGCCTGCAGGCCGGACGCGCAGAAGCGGTTCACGGTCACGGCCGGCGTCGAAACGGGAAACCCCGCATACAGCGTCATAATGCGGGCGAAGTTAAGCCCCTGCTCGCCTTCCGGCATCGCGCAGCCGATGATAACATCCTCGATATCGCCGTGCGCAAGTCCCGGCACACGCCTGACGGCCTCGCCAAGCACGGCGCGGCCCAGGTCCTCCGCGCGCGTATCGGCCAGACTGCCTTTCTTCGCTTTGCCTACCGCCGTTCGTACTGCCGATACGATAACCGCATCGCGGGCATCACTCATTGTCGTCATGGAACGACTCCCCTCTCATCAGTTGACCCTGCAATCCGCGTCAGTTGCGCAGCGGCTTGCCGGTTGCAAGCATATTCCGCATGCGGGCCTGCGTCAGCGGCTCGCCGCAAAGGCTGAGGAACGCTTCGCGTTCCAGGTCGAGCATATACTGCTCACTCACTTCAGCGCCGGCCGGCGCATCGCCCCCGGCAAGAACGTGCGCGAGCTTGCGGCCAATGCGCACATCGTGCGCGCTGATATGGCCGCCAAGCCTCATCGCCTCGACTGCGAGCTGCAGCACGGCCCGCCCCTCGCGGCCCGCTACACGTATTTGCGCTCCAGGGGGCGGCGGCGTGTATCCGGCGCGGCCCAGCTCGAGCACAACCCGCTTCGCTTCCGCGATCCGCGTCTCGCCGCGGATTACCGCGCGGTCCTGCGGCCGCATGAGGCCGATGCGCTTCACGTCAAAGCCGCTTGTAGATGTCTTCGCCATCGCAATCGTCTCGAACAGCGCAATGAGATGCGGCATCACATCGCCATCACCTGAGCGTGCCGCCGCCAGTCCGGCCGCCTCTTTACATCCCCCGCCCGCGGGGATTAAGCCGACTCCGGTTTCGACGAGGCCGTAATACGTCTCTGCCGCAAAAACTATCGCGTCTGCAGGCAGGCAGGCCTCCACTCCGCCGCCGAGCGTCATCCGGTGCGGCGCGGCGACAACCGGACGGTCTACTCTTTTCAGCTCCATCATGCTGTCCTGAAACTGGCGTATAATATCGTCGATCTCGTCAAAATCGCCGTTCTGCGCCTCCATCAGCAGCATCATCAAATTCGCTCCGACACAGAAATGCCGTCCTTCGTTCGCCACGACAAGCCCGCGCCAATTGCGGCTTACTTCATTAGCACTTTGCCGGATCGCAGCCAATATATCGCCGCCGATCGCATTGTTCGGCGAATGGAACGCCAGACATGCGACCTCACCGCCAATGTCGATCAGGCTCGCACCGGTATTGCCGAGCACAACCTTACCAGCGCTCTTAAGCGCCGACAATGAGATGATATCCGGCTGCTCGCAGGCCGCTTTATACTCGCCGCGATAGACATACATCCTCCGGATGCCTTCCGTCTTGTAGAACGACCGGTTTCCTGCCGCAAGCCATGCATCCACCCATTCCGGAACTGCGTCGCCCTCGGCTTTCATCCGCTGAACTGAACGCTCCAGCCCGATCGCATCCCACAGCTCGAATGGCCCGAGCTCCCAGTTGAAGCCCCACATCAGCGACCGGTCGATATCTTCGACCGTGTCCGCGATCGTCCCGAGCTGCCGGGCTGAATAGAGAAGCACATCCTTGAGGGTGGACCAGGCAAACTGCGCGTATTTGTCGTTCGCGTCCGTATACAGCAGCGCCTTCACCTTGGCCGCCGCGCCTTTCGCCGCTTTAGCCGCTTCAATCACCGGCGAATTGACGCTGCGCTTGGGCGCATAGGTCATTGCCCCAAGGTCAAGCGTCTCGATGTCGCTTCCGCCGTCCGCACGTTTGATTTTGCGGAAGAACCCCTGCTTCGACTTCTCCCCGAGCCACCCTCGCGCTACAAGCGCTTCGAGCTCCGGCGGCCTTGCGAAAGCTTGGCGTTCCGCCTCGTCTTCGCTTCTCTCCCGCACATTGTCCACCACATGCAGCAGCGTATCGAGGCCGACCAGATCGAGCATGCGAAATGTCGCCGTCTTCGGCCGCCCCATCGCCGGACCCGTGAGGGCGTCGACTTCATCGACGGTCAGACCGAACCGGCGCATCGCCTCAATGGTAACAAGCATTCCGTACGTGCCGATCCGGTTAGCTATGAAATTGGGCGTATCTTTGGCCAGAACGACGCCTTTGCCAAGCTGCCGCTCACAAATATCGGTGAGCCGGGCGAGTACGACCGGATCCGTATCCGGAGACGGTACGAGCTCAACGAGCTTCATATGTCTGGGCGGATTGAAAAAATGCGTTGCGGCAAAATGACTTCGAAACGGCTCCCCCCGGCCTTCTGCCATCGCCGCCACCGAAAGCCCGGAGGTGTTCGTCGTGACAATCGTTCCGGGTCGCCTCACCGATTCAATGCGGGCGAGCACTTCGCGTTTCACATCGAGCCGTTCGACCACGGCCTCCACGATCCATTCTGCTTCGCCCAGCCTGTGAAGATCGTCTTCGAGATTGCCAGCCTTGATCCGGCCGATAAATGAAGAATCGTACAATGCCGGCGGCTGCGCCGCCTCCAATCTGGCTAAGCTGCCGGCCGCCAGCCGGTTGCGGACAGGCGGATCGGTAAGCTTAAGTCCCCTTGCCGCTTCTTCCGCGGTGAGCTCCGCAGGCGGCACATCAAGCAAAAGCACGCTCATACCCGCGTTGGCGAGGTGTGCGGCGATTCCTGCTCCCATGACACCGGAGCCGATTACCGCTGCGCGGCGGACCGGTGTCTGTGGCGATGCTGCTTCCAAATGGCTCCCTCCTTTTTCGGTTCATTGTGCTGAATGAAGAAATGATTGTCGCCCGGCATCAGCATTACCGCGCCTGGTTCTCTGCCCGTTCCTGGACGGCCCGGCAGTGTTGCTTTCATTGAGATCAGCTTTCCGCGGTTCACGGTCAGCTGTGAAAACCTGCTAATTTCCGCTGCCGAACACGCTCTCCGCGAGCAGCTCCGCGACATCTCTGGCGCTCACGTCGTCTTCAGCCGCAAGCAGCTTGACGCCGTCCTCCATCATCGTCAGACAGTACGGGCAGGCTGATCCGATTACTGTCGGCCGTACTTCCAATGCTTGCGACACTCTCGCTTCGTTCACCCGCATGCCGCTGCGCTCCTCCATCCACATGAGACCGCCGCCGGCGCCGCAGCACATGCCATTTTGCCGCGACCGTTCCATCTCCAGCAGCTTAACGCCCGGTATTGCGCGAAGCAGTCGCCGCGGGGCATCGTATACCCCGTTGTAACGGCCGAGGTAGCAGGAATCATGGTAGACGACGCGCTCGTCAACGCGGTGAACAGGCTGCAGCCGCCCCTGTGCGACGAGGCGGTCGAGCATAGTGGTATGGTGCTCCACAGTCACGGTCCGCCCCAGTCCGAAGCCGGGGTATTCATTCTTCATCGCGTTGAACGTGTGGGGGCAAATCGTCACGATATGCTTGATGCCGTACCGCTGCAGTGCGGTGATATTTTCGCTGCATAACGTCTGAAAAAGCAGCTCGTTCCCCATTCGTCTCGCCGTATCCCCGGAGCTTCGCTCCTCTCCGCCAAGCACGGCGAACGGCACGCCGGCGTGCTGCAGCAGGCGTACGAGCGCAAACAGGACAGAGCGGCTGCGCTGATCATAAGCCCCCATTGTTCCTGCCCAAACCAGCAGCTCCGGGCGCTCCCCCAGCCGCGCCGCTTCCTGCATGGTCCGCACGGGACGGCTCCTCCCTCCGTAAGCTTCGGCGGCGGATTCGTATGCGGCGATCCATGCTGTCCTATCTGACCGCGGCAGTCCCCACGGATTTCCCTGCCGCTCGATATTTTGCAGGGCCCGCTGGCCTTCCGCGGGAAGCCGGCCTTCGGTGAGAACGAGGTAACGGCGCATATCGATGATTTTATCGACGTGCTCGTTACCCACCGGGCACTGCTCCTCGCAGCTGCGGCATGTCGTGCATGCCCACAGCTCGGCTTCGGACATGACCTCGCCGATAAGCTGCACATCCTCTGCCGCCGCATCTGCGTGCGTGGTCCAGGCCTGACGCTGGGCGGTCATCGTCGGCTCGATAGATGTTCTTCGGCTCGCAGCATCCTCATTGTTCATCCAGAGCGGAATAACGCTGCCCATCGTATGTGCACCGATCTGCCTCCCGGAGGAGCCTCCGACCGCGGCGAATGCAGGCACCCACGGCGATTTTGATGTGATTGCAGCGCCTTTCTCGGTGAGATGATCGCGCAGCTTCGTAATAAGGTGCATCGGCGAGAGAAGCTTCCCGGTGCCCGAAGCCGGGCAAACGTTGGTACACCTGCCGCACTCCACACACGCATAGAGGTCGAGCAGCTGTTTTTGCGTGAACTGTTCGATTGCGCCGACACCGAAGGATTCCGCGTTCTCGTCCTCCAGATCAAGCGGCGCGAGCTCCCCCGGGGGCGATCGGCGGCGCAGCCATAGGTTCACCGGAGCGGTAAAAATATGAAAATGCTTCGATTGCGGCACATAAACGAGAAAAGCGAGCAGCACCGCATAATGGAGCCACCAGAACAGCCAGTAGAGGTCGCCTGCAGCTGCATGCGTGACGCCTAGGTCTCTCATCGCTTCGGCCAAACCGGATGATACCGGAGCATACGGGACATAGACGGTATCCGAAGGATCCGATGCCCGCAGTTTTATTTGCTGCGCATAGTGCGCGATATATTGGTAAAGCATATCGACCCCGCGGAACGATGGCTGAAGGGCGGCGGCTGAAGGAGTCGCACCCGCGTACCCGGACGGCGCAGTATGAGATGAAACCGCCGGCGAAGCTTCAGCCAGCATAGTAAGATTAGGACCGGCTGCCGCAGCGGCCTTATCCGGGCTTGCCTGCTCCAGTCTCTCAAACGCCTGTGTGAACAGGACGGTCGCCATGAGGCCGCCGATAAACCAGAGGACAATAGACGGCTTCCAGCCGCGCTTCAGTCTGTCGAGCCGTTCGGCATACCGCCGGAATGCGGCGTATACAACAGCAAGGAGGACGGCCAGAACCGTCACATCTTGAATCGTCGTGAATAATTCATAGGCAGGCAGCGGAAGGGCGAAACCGGTCAATCCCTTCCATATGATGTCGGCGGCGCCGAGCTGCAGCACGATAAAGCCGTAGAAAAGCACGAAGTGGAGCAGCCCGCTCCTTATATCCTTTAGAAGCTTTCGATGGCCGAGTACCTGCGCCGCCCATTCCCATCCCCGCCGGGAGTCGGATGATTTTGCATCGTCTGAGGGGAGAACTGGGTCATGCTCTTTATTTCGTGCTGCGTCTGCAGCTTGGCGCTTCCCCAGACGTATATAACCGACCCGTCTCAGGACAACGGTCATAAAAGCCCACAATGCCGCCGCAGTCATTCCCGCAAAAATGAGCCATCGCCACAGCTGTGCCGTATCAAGCGAGCTTAATGGCTCCAATGCCGATCCCTCCTTTTCATGCCGCTGCGATCACGATTAGAGTTATTTGGCGCCCCGAAAAACGCCGCCTGGCCGGACAAACTGTAACCCGCTTACAAAAGTACGGAGTGTTCCAGTATATGATCCTTCTGTCCCGAACATGCGAGCAAGAGCAGCTGAGTGCTGACCTGCGCTGGCCTTTACTCGTTGGAAGACTGTGCGGCGCAAGGACTATGTCACGGCTCGCCGTTCCGGTCTATTTGACAGTCCGCGAACATATGGTAGCACTGGGAATAGGACTGTCGTTTTCATGCTTGGAGGTGTTCATGGACGATGAATCTGGTTGTATTGCTGAAACAAACCTTTGATACGGAGGAAAAAATCGAACTGGTAAACGGGGCCGTGGCCGAGGATAGCGTCAAGTTCATTATTAATCCATACGACGAGTATGCGCTGGAGGAGGTGCTTCGTCTCCGCGAGATACATGGCGGCACGGTCACGGCCGTCAGCTGCGGACCGGAGCGTGCGGCGGAAGCGCTTCGTACTGCGCTCGCCATGGGGGCGGATGATGCCGTACTGCTTGATGCGGCAGGTTTGCCGGACGACGGGCACGCTGTTGCGTCGGCGCTCGCAGCGGTAGTTCAGCAGCTGCAGCCAGACCTTGTGCTCGCCGGACTGTTTGCGATTGACAGCGGAGCAGGAAGCGTTGCGCTGCAAATCGCGGAGCGTCTCGGCCTCCCGAGCGCTTCGGCGGCCGTTAAGGTAGAGCTGTGCAGCGCTAATTCTGTTGGTGGGGCACGGGGTACAGCGAGTGCAGCGGGCCGGCCGGCTGGCGGCGATGGTGCGGAAAGCGTTGCGGGGGGCGCGGGAAGTACTGCGGGCGGGACGGCTGCAAGCGCGGCGTCATGGGTGTCGTCAATGGCGGACCACCTGGTCCGCGTGGAGCGGGACACGGAATGGGGCCTCGAGACGGTGGAGGTTCCGCTGCCCGCGTTAATTACGGCCCAGCAAGGGCTCAACGAGCCTCGGTACCCTTCCCTGCCGGGCATTATGAAAGCCAAGCGCAAACCGCTGCGGCGTATCGCGATTGCGGAGCTTGGGCTTGCGGCGGTCGATCTGGAGCCGCGCACCGAGCGGCTGGCACTGACCGCGCCTCCGGCAAGGTCTGCAGGGAGGAAGCTGAGCGGCACGCCAGCCGAGCAGGCGGCCGCGCTCGCAGACCTGCTTCAGCATGAAGCGAAGATTTTCTAGTCTGGGTTCTTAAACGGGAAGCAGCCGCTTATGTCATCTTGCAGATGTGAGTAGGCACGCGGAGCGCAACAAGTATGGCAGCAACTATTGAAAGCGGCTTTCCTGCTTACAAACAGTGCCGTCTCTTTTTTCGGAGCCATAGGAAGGTTTTTCCTGTCTAAACTCGCCCGATATGCCCTTCTACGTTTCGGATATAGCTTTTAATAAGGAATATCCTGCTTACAGAGTCGTCAAACGTTCTAATTTGGCTTGATACAAGGTTTTTCCTTGTTACAAGGTTTTTCCTTGTTGACAAGTTACTGAGGCACCCGCCATTCCTCGACGAAGATATGGCAGCCGGTACCACTAGAGCATGCAAAGCTGAAAAAGCAAATGAAGAGCCGTCCACCGGACGCATTTCCATAATTAAGGAGGCTGAGAGGAGATGAAGGAAAGCCGTAATCAGGTCGCACTCGTGTATGCCGAGTGCGCAGACGGCAAGCTGCGGCGCGTGGCGCTGGAGGCGCTCGGCGCCGCGCGGCAGCTGGCCGGGGACGGCGGCGCTGTGCACGCCGTCCTTGCAGGCGGCGGCGCGGCGGGGCCGACCGGCGAAGCCGCCGCCGAGCTCGCCGCCCGGGGGCGGAGGTCGTCCACGTCATCGACGACCCCGCCCTTGCGCGCTTCGCGCCGGAGGCGTACGCCGCGGCCATCGGCGCAGCCGCTGCGGCGGTACGGCCGAGCGCGATCCTGCTCGGCCACACCGCCGCGGGGCGCGAGCTCGCGCCCCGCATGGCCGCCGCATTGCGGGGCGGCCACATCGCAGACGTCACCGCCGTCGATATCGCGGACGGCGGCGACGCCATATTTACGCGTCCGCTCTACGCCGGGAAGGCGTTCGAGCGGCGGCGCTTCCTGCCGGGCGCACCGCAGGTTATAACCGTGCGCCCAAACAATCTTCCCATAGCGGAGCCGGTTGACCACGGCCGCCAGGGCGTTATCCGGGCGCTACCATTCACCCCGCCCCCGTTATGGACCACCATAGCCGCCGTTGTACGCAAAACGGGCGGCCGTATCGACCTCGCCGAAGCGGACGTCATCGTCGCCGGCGGCCGGGGCGTTCGCAGCGCGGAAGGATTCGCGCCGCTGGAAGCGCTCGCGCAGACGCTCGGCGGAGCCGTCGGCGCGTCGCGCGGAGCATGCGATGCGGGCTACTGCGATTACGCGCTGCAAATAGGGCAGACCGGCAAGACCGTCACGCCCAAGCTCTATATCGCCTGCGGTATCAGCGGCGCGATTCAGCACCTCGCGGGCATGAGCCAATCCCGCACTATTGTCGCCATAAACAAAGACCCCGACGCTCCCATCTTCGGCGTCGCTGATTACGGAATTGTCGGGGATTTATTCGAGGTTGTTCCAAGATTGAACGAACAAATTCAGAAGCTGTTAAGCAGCGGCAGCTGAACTCTCGTCTTTTGCAAAATAAGAAAAGACGTTGAACGCGAATAATAGTAAAACTTGGTTCTGTTACTAGGAAACACACAGTGATAGTTTTACCAAAATAGTGTGATCATAATAACGGCGGACTAGGACTTGAAAATAAGTCGGAGTCCGCCGCTTTCTTCATTGGAACTATCCTCCCCGTTACTTCAAAGAAGAAAGCAGACTGCCAATACAATCTGCTTCGTTTCCGTTAGTTCAATCATTTTGGGCTATATTCGGGATTGGCAATATTATTTCTTCATGTTGATTGAAAATCACCCTATATCCTTTAATTAAAGGCATCATTTCTTGGATTTCTACTTCCGTTAAATCACTGGTTTTTACATGAAATTGCCCGCTATATTCAACTTTTTCCTCAGATTCCAGTTTCTTTACCTCTTCGATAGGTACTATTTTATCAAGCAATATACTTTTAGCTTTTTCAGTTAGAATAGGTTCAATTGTATAGATTTTAAAAGATCGTTTGGTTGGATTATCAAAGGTTACTGAATAATTAACCACCCCATCCTTAACTGGGAATTGACCGACTCCCTCACTATTGCCTCCGATATAGAACAGTATTCGTACCTCTTCCGATTGGCCTGAAGAAACCTTAATAAGTATAATGGCTATGCCAAAAATTATAAGCAAGAATCCTAAGTACTTTTGCTTTTTTAGCACTGGTTTTTTGTGTTGTAACAATAGGATATCTCCTTTGGGTTTAATATCTATATAATACCACTTATTGGTACTAACATGCCGTTAACTTAATGAAGCATTGTCAGTCTAATACTTTATTTTCTTCAAACACTGACCTATGCTGCGCTTAAAGGTATGGGGCCGATTTGTCAAAGGTTACCGTTATACGCAGTCCCCTTCTTCAGATTGAAGTCCCTATTAGATACATTAATTCATTTAAGTGTCCCCGATTCTACAATCGCTTAACCAGATAATTCCAGTCATTATCAGCGAAAGAATGAATAAGCAAGAAGGGCCGTCCTTCAGCTTTGTATTCGCCTCAGGATAGCCCTTCTTTAAACCACTTTCGTTGTCTACTTGGAATTTTTGTTATCGATCAGATTGGCCTTGATCAGCATCCGCTGAACGATGACCGCGGTCTCTGCACGTGTGATGTTGCGCTTGGGCAGCAGTCCCCCTTCGGAGCCTTTGACCAGCCCGTTCTTCACTGCAGCCGCGACTGCTTGCTTCGCCCACGCATCTACTGCCGTGCCGTCTACGAACGAGGAAAGTACGGATACAGCGTCAACGCCGCTGACGTTCGTATCGAGCCCCGTTAGCTTCATCGCCCGTGCGATCATCGCCAACGCTTCTACGCGCGTAATCGTTTTGCTTGGACGGAACGTGCCGTCCTCGTACCCTTTGATAATGCCGTACTCCTGTGCTTTCGACACAGCGCCGACGAACCAGTCGCTGGACTTCACATCACCATAAGGCACAGTTTTCCCGTTTTCAGGGAGACCAAGTGCCCGCACGATAATTGCCGCAAACTCTGCGCGCGTGATCACCGCGTTCGGGTTATATTGCTCCGCGTTGACTCCCTTCACGATCAGTCGGGACGCCATATCGTTCACTGCATCTTTAGACCAATGGTTTGCTACGTCCGCGAACGTCATCGGGTGCCAGATCAATGTATACGTGCTGTTCGTTAAACTGCTTACGACCGCACTATATTTCCCGTCACGAACGGTGATGTAGGTCGGCACGTGATAAACCGTTCCGTCCGCCATAAGCACCGTTGCGGTGGTGATCTTACTCAGGTCAATGCCGTCTGGCAGCGGAATTTCCCGCTGAACGTACACATTGAACTTGTCTACGTCAACCGTTTTGCCATTATAGGAGGCGGTCACCGTAAAATCGACCGGTGGCACGACGACGGTGAACTTTCCTTTTTCCCCCATGCTTTCCGCGAGTTGAACCTTAGCCGTATCGCTCTTCGCGATGACGACATGGATGACGATATCCGACAATTTCAGTTGACTGCCAAGCTGCGACGCCAAGTGATCGATCGCGATTTGTGCCGCAGGCAGCTTGTAACTTCCGTTAGCCGTCTGTACTTCCAATACCGCCTGCTTGTTCTCCATCGCTTTCACTATTTCGCCGGTCAATACCACCGTTACTTTATCCGCGCTCACCGCCGAAGCGGGCACAATTATAGTCGGCTTATCTCCTTCTTTCGCAAGCTGGGCTTCCAGTTTGACCGGATCCACTGTCGCCGTCAGGACGGTCTTCCCGTTCTCTTGGGTTGTCGTACCTGTGGCGATTTGATCATACTCTTTACCATTCACGATGACACGGAATGACAATGAGTTGTCGGACGTACTAGAACCGGTATCCATACTGCCGGAGCCGCCCGTCCAAGATGAAGATGCACGCGTCACCGTTACGGTGTACGTTTGTGTCGTGCCGTCCTGCGCTGTCACGACCACCTTGATCGTGTTGATGCCTACGCTCAGCGGCAGCGAATCGGAAGCTGTGCCGCTTGTCAACGTAATCGGACCTGTCACTAACCCTTCGCTGTTATACACGCTCGCCGTGACTGTCGCATGTGCTGAATCATATACCGTTGCCGTCACAGTTGTGCTGCTAACACTGTTCGCCACACTCGAAGTATAGCCGTCTGTTGTGCCTGCCGTAAACGCCGGGCTTAACGTACCGCTCGACAACGTCAAACCGTTCAAATCCGCATTGCTGCTCGAAGCCCTTGTCACTGTTATGGTGTACGTCTTCGTTGTACCATCCTCTGCGGTCACAACGA
This is a stretch of genomic DNA from Paenibacillus sp. sptzw28. It encodes these proteins:
- a CDS encoding electron transfer flavoprotein subunit beta/FixA family protein, coding for MNLVVLLKQTFDTEEKIELVNGAVAEDSVKFIINPYDEYALEEVLRLREIHGGTVTAVSCGPERAAEALRTALAMGADDAVLLDAAGLPDDGHAVASALAAVVQQLQPDLVLAGLFAIDSGAGSVALQIAERLGLPSASAAVKVELCSANSVGGARGTASAAGRPAGGDGAESVAGGAGSTAGGTAASAASWVSSMADHLVRVERDTEWGLETVEVPLPALITAQQGLNEPRYPSLPGIMKAKRKPLRRIAIAELGLAAVDLEPRTERLALTAPPARSAGRKLSGTPAEQAAALADLLQHEAKIF
- a CDS encoding 3-hydroxyacyl-CoA dehydrogenase/enoyl-CoA hydratase family protein; this encodes MGAGIAAHLANAGMSVLLLDVPPAELTAEEAARGLKLTDPPVRNRLAAGSLARLEAAQPPALYDSSFIGRIKAGNLEDDLHRLGEAEWIVEAVVERLDVKREVLARIESVRRPGTIVTTNTSGLSVAAMAEGRGEPFRSHFAATHFFNPPRHMKLVELVPSPDTDPVVLARLTDICERQLGKGVVLAKDTPNFIANRIGTYGMLVTIEAMRRFGLTVDEVDALTGPAMGRPKTATFRMLDLVGLDTLLHVVDNVRERSEDEAERQAFARPPELEALVARGWLGEKSKQGFFRKIKRADGGSDIETLDLGAMTYAPKRSVNSPVIEAAKAAKGAAAKVKALLYTDANDKYAQFAWSTLKDVLLYSARQLGTIADTVEDIDRSLMWGFNWELGPFELWDAIGLERSVQRMKAEGDAVPEWVDAWLAAGNRSFYKTEGIRRMYVYRGEYKAACEQPDIISLSALKSAGKVVLGNTGASLIDIGGEVACLAFHSPNNAIGGDILAAIRQSANEVSRNWRGLVVANEGRHFCVGANLMMLLMEAQNGDFDEIDDIIRQFQDSMMELKRVDRPVVAAPHRMTLGGGVEACLPADAIVFAAETYYGLVETGVGLIPAGGGCKEAAGLAAARSGDGDVMPHLIALFETIAMAKTSTSGFDVKRIGLMRPQDRAVIRGETRIAEAKRVVLELGRAGYTPPPPGAQIRVAGREGRAVLQLAVEAMRLGGHISAHDVRIGRKLAHVLAGGDAPAGAEVSEQYMLDLEREAFLSLCGEPLTQARMRNMLATGKPLRN
- a CDS encoding S-layer homology domain-containing protein, translated to MGGSVAISGAAKFGETLTADLSGVTYTPSTSDNVPTYQWYRDGVAITNATGSSYMLTADDMGAAITVTVTSDGTHATGSVTSAATGAVAAADGAAAPAAPVETSKTTTSITLQTVAGQEYSNDGGVTWQDSPTFSGLTPETDYTFVTRVKATATNNASATSAGVTVRTLSSNADLSGLTLSSGNLSPAFTANTTDGYTSSVANSVSSLSLTPTLSDGNATVTASVYNSEGTYGPIDLTNGSAAGSLPLSVGVNTIKVVVTAEDGTTKTYTITVTRASSSNADLNGLTLSSGTLSPAFTAGTTDGYTSSVANSVSSTTVTATVYDSAHATVTASVYNSEGLVTGPITLTSGTASDSLPLSVGINTIKVVVTAQDGTTQTYTVTVTRASSSWTGGSGSMDTGSSTSDNSLSFRVIVNGKEYDQIATGTTTQENGKTVLTATVDPVKLEAQLAKEGDKPTIIVPASAVSADKVTVVLTGEIVKAMENKQAVLEVQTANGSYKLPAAQIAIDHLASQLGSQLKLSDIVIHVVIAKSDTAKVQLAESMGEKGKFTVVVPPVDFTVTASYNGKTVDVDKFNVYVQREIPLPDGIDLSKITTATVLMADGTVYHVPTYITVRDGKYSAVVSSLTNSTYTLIWHPMTFADVANHWSKDAVNDMASRLIVKGVNAEQYNPNAVITRAEFAAIIVRALGLPENGKTVPYGDVKSSDWFVGAVSKAQEYGIIKGYEDGTFRPSKTITRVEALAMIARAMKLTGLDTNVSGVDAVSVLSSFVDGTAVDAWAKQAVAAAVKNGLVKGSEGGLLPKRNITRAETAVIVQRMLIKANLIDNKNSK
- a CDS encoding (Fe-S)-binding protein, with the protein product MEPLSSLDTAQLWRWLIFAGMTAAALWAFMTVVLRRVGYIRLGKRQAADAARNKEHDPVLPSDDAKSSDSRRGWEWAAQVLGHRKLLKDIRSGLLHFVLFYGFIVLQLGAADIIWKGLTGFALPLPAYELFTTIQDVTVLAVLLAVVYAAFRRYAERLDRLKRGWKPSIVLWFIGGLMATVLFTQAFERLEQASPDKAAAAAGPNLTMLAEASPAVSSHTAPSGYAGATPSAAALQPSFRGVDMLYQYIAHYAQQIKLRASDPSDTVYVPYAPVSSGLAEAMRDLGVTHAAAGDLYWLFWWLHYAVLLAFLVYVPQSKHFHIFTAPVNLWLRRRSPPGELAPLDLEDENAESFGVGAIEQFTQKQLLDLYACVECGRCTNVCPASGTGKLLSPMHLITKLRDHLTEKGAAITSKSPWVPAFAAVGGSSGRQIGAHTMGSVIPLWMNNEDAASRRTSIEPTMTAQRQAWTTHADAAAEDVQLIGEVMSEAELWACTTCRSCEEQCPVGNEHVDKIIDMRRYLVLTEGRLPAEGQRALQNIERQGNPWGLPRSDRTAWIAAYESAAEAYGGRSRPVRTMQEAARLGERPELLVWAGTMGAYDQRSRSVLFALVRLLQHAGVPFAVLGGEERSSGDTARRMGNELLFQTLCSENITALQRYGIKHIVTICPHTFNAMKNEYPGFGLGRTVTVEHHTTMLDRLVAQGRLQPVHRVDERVVYHDSCYLGRYNGVYDAPRRLLRAIPGVKLLEMERSRQNGMCCGAGGGLMWMEERSGMRVNEARVSQALEVRPTVIGSACPYCLTMMEDGVKLLAAEDDVSARDVAELLAESVFGSGN